The Oryza brachyantha chromosome 6, ObraRS2, whole genome shotgun sequence region GATTGTGTATAAATAATCACCCGCACATATGCccactccctccctccctccccaccTTCCCCCTCGTTGGCTCTCCCGCCTGCCTCCCTCCGTTCACACCAACTCATCAAACCTGTCACCCCGCCGCGCCATAACGCTCAACTCctccaccctcgccgccgcgcaccgACGACGGAACACCaccgcgctgctgctgctgctgctgcgcgcgCCGGGTGGTAGCAGCGTaggagcgagagagagagagggcggcggcgttTCTTGGTGtttgggcggcggcggcggaggaaggcCGGCAAGATGATCACGGGGACGGACTTCTACCACGTGATGACGGCGATGGTGCCGCTGTACGTGGCGATGATCCTGGCGTACGGGTCGGTGAAGTGGTGGCGGATCTTCACGCCGGACCAGTGCTCCGGGATCAACCGGTTCGTGGCGCTGTTCGCCGTGCCGCTGCTCTCCTTCCACTTCATCTCCACCAACAACCCCTACACCATGAACCTCCGGTTCATCGCCGCCGACACGCTGCAGAAGCTCATCGTCCTCGCGCTGCTCACGCTGTGGAGCCACCTCTCCAGCAGGGGCTCGCTCGAGTGGACCATCAcgctcttctccctctccacGCTGCCCAACACGCTCGTCATGGGCATCCCGCTGCTCAAGGGCATGTACGGCGACTTCTCCGGCAGCCTCATGGTGCAGATCGTCGTGCTCCAGTGCATCATCTGGTACACGCTCATGCTCTTCATGTTCGAGTACCGCGGCGCCAGGATCCTCATCACCGAGCAGTTCCCGGacaccgccggcgccatcgcctccATCGTCGTCGACTCCGACGTCGTCTCGCTCGACGGCCGGAGGGACCTGCTGGAGACGGAGGCCGAGGTGAAGGAGGACGGCAAGATACacgtcaccgtgcgccgctCCAACGCGTCGCGCTCGGACATCTACTCGCGGCGGTCCATGGGGTTCTCCAGCACCACGCCGCGGCCGAGCAACCTCACCAACGCCGAGATCTACTCGCTGCAGTCGTCGCGGAACCCGACGCCGCGGGGCTCCAGCTTCAACCACACCGACTTCTACTCCATGGTCGGCCGCAGCTCGaacttcgccgccggcgatgcgTTCGGCGTGCGCACCGGCGCCACGCCGCGTCCGTCCAACTACGAGGAGGACGCGCCCAACAAGGGCAACAAGTACGGCCAGTACCCGGCGCCCAACCCGAccatggcggcgccgcccaAGCCTAAGAAGGCGGCAGCGAACGGCCAGGCCAAGGGCGAGGACGGTAAGGACCTGCACATGTTCGTCTGGAGCTCCAGTGCGTCGCCCGTGTCCGACGTGTTCGGCAACGGCGCCGCCGAGTAcaacgacgccgccgccgtcaaggAGGTCCGCATggccgtcgcctcgccgcgcaAAGGTACAGAACACCCCACCCTCCTCACGCCCGCATTTCATCCTCGCACTGTTGCACATGGCGGCGAGCTTACCATACTCTGTTCTTGCTGCTTGACTAATCGATCGGCAGCGGATGGCGTGGAGCGGGACGACTTCAGCTTCGGGAACAGAGGCGCCGCCGAGAGGGACGcggaggccggcgacgagaagtccgtggcggcggcggcggcggggagcgagCATGGCAAGCCTGGCttgacgccggcgccgacggcgatgCCGCCGACGAGCGTGATGACGCGGCTCATCCTGATCATGGTGTGGCGCAAGCTCATCCGCAACCCCAACACCTACTCCAGCCTCATCGGCCTCATCTGGTCGCTCGTCTGTTTCCGGTAATCAAACACCGCACCCACACACGCTCATCGCCGGCGAGGCTAGCCGCCATGGTTaagcaaccaaccaaccaactcaCTCCCGTTTCTTCTTGGCGCGCGCGCAGGTGGAACTTCGAGATGCCGGCGATCATCCTGAAATCCATCTCCATCCTCTCCGACGCCGGCCTCGGCATGGCCATGTTCAGCCTCGGTGCGTTCCTCACCACATCATCTACCGATCGAACAGTTCGCGGGCACGCAACTTAAACCCGCACACACACGTCCCAAATTCTCGCAGGGCTGTTCATGGCGCTGCAGCCGCGGATCATCGCGTGCGGGAACAAGGTGGCGACGTTCGCCATGGCCGTGCGGTTCCTGACCGGGCCGGCCGtcatggccgccgcctccatcgcCGTCGGCCTCCGCGGCACGCTCCTCCACGTCGCTATCGTGCAGGTACAAACACCAACACACCAATCCCTGAGGGCAACGCTTCGGTGCATACGCGCCGCAGCTCAACCGGCAGACCGGCCACTGACAAGAACCGcctttcaaaaagaaaagaacagaaaaaaaaaaagaaacagcggcggcgaccggcgaggACTCAAGTGGCCGGGCATTCTGGCGCCTGTGCCGGCAAAGtacagcagcggcagcgcgcgCTTTCGCTTTAGACAAAACAAAAGCTCGCCTTTCCAGTTCGCTCGCTCGCCACtgacctttgttttttttttcccttttttctcaTCTGCAGGCAGCGCTGCCGCAGGGGATTGTCCCCTTCGTCTTCGCCAAGGAGTACAGCGTGCACCCTGACATTCTCAGCACGGCGTAAGCTCAGACTAAATATTcccgtctcgtctcgtctctcGATCGCTCTTGTCTCACCTGCCGTTCGCTTGTGTCGTGCGCGTGCAGAGTCATCTTCGGCATGCTCATCGCGCTGCCCATCACGCTGGTGTACTACATCCTGCTCGGGCTGTGACTGTGAGCAAGAAGCCGCGGCGGCAAGCATGTCCATTTTGCAGCAGCTAAAATGCCCGGGACAGACAGAGGAGGGGGACaaggctgcatgcatgcagtcacTGATCAATTCACTCACCACCAGTTCACCATGGAGGATTGGAGGAGGAGCAAGAAGCCAAGCAGTCGGGCAGCTGGGTTTTcattagatttttctttttccctcttagGTGTAGAGATCGATGGGAGAGCTGGGAGAATTGTTTAGGGCAGAGAGTTCCAAAGGCAGGCATGTGCAAAAGCCTTTGGGGGACAGGGTTCAGGTTTTTAGTACAGGGCCTGGGGGTTTGCATTGCATGGCTGGCCTTTGTGGTGAAATGGGTGTCAATTTGGTGAAAAACTGTAGTAGAGCTCTTCTTGTTCATCCTAGGTATAGTACTACTTCGGCATGGCACAAAGCTTTAGCAAGATTAATCGATAATAAAATActtcatccgtttcatatcaTAAAACATTTTGATctaatctaaattcatctatagattaataaatatactttatatatatttaatttattgacattcatataaatcaaacGATCGTCgtaacatcttataatattaaaatttttaacagaGGTAATAGCTTTATTAATACGGTTCTAAGCAATGTGCCTACAAATGGATTAGCCACGGTAAGGCTCCTTTGGAATGCAGGACTCTCAAAACAACGagataggaaaaacatacTATTAGAATGTCATGCCACATTGAATcctaagaaagaaaaacactgAAAAACTGCATAGGAAACcgtttaaataaaacatagtaAAAACATATGAATTGGAAGAGATACGCAAATGAAAAGTTCAAAGAGGTTGGATCTCATGCTAAGGATCCTTCAAAATTCCCATGAAATATGATattcgaaaaaaaatatatgaaagaaTTCCAGAGATCCAATCATTCATTCTAAATTCTAAAGGGTTTTCTAAAGGGCTTCACATGATTTTTTCCTATAGGATTTAAATCTTTTCAAATTCCTCTATTTTGCATTTATTCTGAAGGAGGCCAAAATGTTTACGAAACATTTCCGTATCCGTAGGGACTGGAAATTTCACTGAAACATGTTCATTTTTTTCGTAGAAAgtcgaagaaaaaaatgctgtGTTTATAAGGAGCACTCGTGTGTGCTTCATCCGTGCACAACAGTGATGGCAGTGACAATTAACCTTTTTCAGTAATTCGTTTTCTTCATCATCTACAGGGCCGAAGGTAGGCACCTGTGATGTACTGCTGTTCTTAAATAATTTGGACAATGAAAGAAAGCGAAGTAGATCATGATATCTGGAGTTTCATGTTAATGTCTCGCTATTTAGTACGACTACAAATTGGATTACACGTCATTAAGATTGTAACACTTGAGGTTAACATCATGGGAAGCAGACAAATTGAAGAACAAATGGGATTCAGTCCTCCTAATTTGCATATGTTGGGGGTTGAAATTACTGGTCCAAATTGCGGCTACCCACATGCTTATTAATCAATCTGAGGCTATTAATAGGCCAGACCCTCTCATTCTTCCTACTAAAACAGTTGCTCATCAACTGATAAGACATGTCGGGTGCAGTGGAGTGAGGCCATGAATTAGTGTATTAATGACCCAATGCTAACGTGTGTGGTGGACTCGTGGTGTGAGGCGAGGACTAATGTgaataaaagaataataattaagaacaaagaaaatttacAGGTCTTTTTTGAGGATTATACATTGCAAAATCTGTATGGCATAGTAATTTCACCTTTGATATAAAGATTCCGTGTTTAAAAGGATATCAAATGTGGCGAACTGAAAATGTCGGTCGCTTAAATAGTTCCCACTCTTTTCTCTGTAGATTTTGTCTATATATAACTGAATTAAGCACTTCATTTGGAGAACCTAATAACTTAAATACTTCTGTGTCATGAGGACGTCATGAGCTGGATTACAATATGCTCCAGAGCAGCAAAAGAGAAactcaaactaaaaaaatgggGAAATAGGACATACATTAGGCCGTGtatgaaacatatttttttcatgtattatTGATGCAGATTGTTTACTTGATTACATAATAAGTTAATATTTTGGGAAATAAACTTCACAAATGGCTTAACAAGCGGTCTAAATAACATAGtagaaggattttttttttaagaaattgtaTTGTTAGAAGCGTGGAGTAAATAATCTACGCCAAAATATCGGataaaaaagtgaaaataacGAGTAAGCGGACAGGTGAtcctaatgaaaaaaaaatgatgataaaatatatgaccAAATTGCTGAAGCatcaaatgttttaaaaataattcatcaTCTATATTTTCAAAGGAAAATTTCAATAATGTTTGTATTAGATTATTATATACCTAACACTAGGTGGAAAATTAGATCGGCAAATGCATGACTGTACCAATCACTCCATTTTAAAAGAACTTCAAATGAAATGATTGATATACATTGCATACAGACATgcgcaaataaaaaaaaacacaattatTGAATCCATTCAAGGTCCTGTCCAAGTACCAATATATAAAACGGAATGAACTTTGGATGCCAAGCATTACCACACAACTAAAAATCTGTGCAATCAATCCATACCACCGTGTCACTACATGGATTTCATTCATTAACCGTGCTAAGATCAAAGCTGCGTGATGATGATCTAACAGACTAATAGTCATCAACTTGGATACATCATCGTCACCAATTAGCTCCACACTGTAAGAGAGAATTTTCACACGAATCaatagcatctccaacagaaaTTCTGTCAcagaatgctaatattttgcttTCTAAAGGTTTGTATGAACCCATAAAATTTATGCACTTCTCTAACcggaaatctaaaaataaataatttatactagGAATAAGTATCCGCCCTAAATTTACGACACaagtgatttaattttttagaaacctgttgatatattttcttgctcaataaccaaattttaattttaggatcaattttaaacatgatgctcttaatttttttttcacgatgAAGAACAAGACTAGCTTGTTCACAGCGTGGACGTAGCATTTTAACTCAGAAGAACGCTTGTGGGCCCCACATTCCGGTCCAAGGCCACTTCACGATAATGTGGGATTTGATGTGGACCGGTCTCCAGCGACAAGCCGGACCCTTTGCATCACCACGGCATTGAGAGCTATGTACCTGTTGGGCTCCCCATGCTCCCCTTCATCTTGCGGTGGAAGATCTAATAATACAGTcattaagctagctataagactttttattttttcttaactcgtatataatagttaaacgaagagtttttttgtttgagtgTCTGAGGTagctcctttttcttctcctctctcttccacatcagcatttagcAGGCTTATacatgctattatacttgctctaatctTCTCTTGATCAAACCATTCTTTAATTTCTTAGGATTTACACCTTTGTGGCCTCCTTTTTCGTGGATTAGCACTGAAAAAGTTTATCGCAATCGGCAAACCATTAACATTACATCATGCAAGGTTATCGTGAATGCTACAAGAATATATAAGCGTTgccttctcatttttttttcttttgatagATGATATAAGGGTCACACTTAATGTACACTAATACTTCCTCCGAAGACaatatcattgatttttttagcacatgattatctattttatttagaaaaacttatataattgttatttatttgctATAAATGGATTGATTACTAAATGTATTTAATcacaagtatttttttatatttacactaaatttttgaataaaacaagtgATCAAACTTACAGAGACATCAAAATATGACAGGAGTAATTTATCGGTACATCAACAACCCTAATAATTATTCTTGTAGTGTTCACACCAAAATCTGCAACCGGCGAACACGGTCGGTATAACAAATAACCCCCGTACTAACAAATGCGTTTTAGGGTGGATGTAGATTAAATACATGTTTCTGTATGAACTATTATGTAGTATTCcgtatttatttgtttacgTTTCTTTTCTCTTAGGTTGATAAACTTGCAAATGGGAGTTGCGTCATGGAACATTGTCGGCTGGTAGAGACATGCCTGGGCCGGCTAATGATGGATTCTCGTGAACTCtccaaaaggaagaaaaaagataggGAAAAAAGTGTAATGATTCTCATAAACACCCGGGAAAAAGTTCACTTCAGCACTAGCAGCACGTTGGAGCAAAAGAACCTGCAGATAAGTCGggtttaatttttcccccaggAGAGATCAAATCGATCAGATGGTTCTTTCGTTTAATCGAttgcttgaaaaaaaaaattcaaagggtggcggcgacctgTGATGCTTTATTCTTTTGGTAATGCAGAAATGTTCGTGTTTTATTAATCCATGTGGATGGagattatctttttaaaaaggtGATTCGAGCGTGCACGCACGGGAACATTATATGATTAATGATTTACTCCCTATacctcaaaatataaatatttctatattatttaacaaatattaatctcataaaaatatatatttttaataaataatgaatgaTATAATAAGAGGGTAAGGGAGATAAATTgagaagaattttgaataGAAACTGACTGATGAAACAAGTATTAATGTGAATagtacttaaaaatatttatttttatataagatttaaatcttaaaaatacttaGAGGGAGTAGGTCACAACTTGGCGCGCTTCATATCAATCGATATTGATGCTGGTTAATATCCTCAGAGACCCTGTTGGAAGACACGTACAGATTCTTTATCATTATGTCATTGTTTTATTACTGTCATTCAGGGTCATTTTAGGGTgcttagaagaaaaaaaatcaagcgatatatttacaaatagaaaataatttataaataaaatttttatatacgtgttcataaAGATCTAGAAggcaaagctagaaaataaacttcggtgaaaaaaccttaaaaccaactctaaatttaaacttaaaaattcaaactttaggTTATAACCCATGTTCAAAGCTAAAAGATGACCCTGACGGGTACGCAGGTCCTACCTGCGCTCCTGTTTTATCCACATGTAAGTGGTTATAATACTACAACCATTTTGACATGGGTATGAATCCGTCTGAAGACATATACTAATGATTAATTTAGATGAGTTTTTTAGGAAGAGGTGACATATATTAGCTCAGTAAGTTTAGATGATTAAAAGAATGATTTACCTTCACTCTCACTTGGAGAAAATCAACGGATCAAATCGGAAATTTTTAATcacgtgttttttttaaaaaaaataataaagaaagcAGGTGTAGTACGTGTTGCAACCACTCTTGAGACATGATACCACTCAATCAGCTAGTTATCTTGTTGGCTAATGAAATGGAACAGTGATGGTGCTTAATCCTCTTAATTAATTGCTAGGTCTACCTGCTAGTATAACTTACCAGCCTCCAAAACAAGCTAACGCTACCGTGTCACATCGCCTGTGGTTATCAAATGCCCTATTAGCAGCAGAAATGTCACAAGTTTGGTCGACAGAGCCCGTGTTTGATTACTGAATATTATCACAGAAGTGCACTCGAATATATCGATCGGtagtatatagtatatatgtcTCTGTGTGTGGACGTATATGGTTACCAGCTGGTAAATTAATCGAGTATTGTCGTTCGTTTAGTTGGTTAGCCTCCCGTATGCAGTCTTAACCACCAACAAACCATACTAGTAGTTTAGTTTGTTCATTTGCAGGTACATGGCAAgatataaaatcaacttagaAAATTCCCTACGTATCCCTAAAAATTTGCTCAACCCCTTTAATACTCCTGAATTTTATCTCATCTCTTATATACCCATGAGTTTTCATTTTGATCCTCTTTATACACATCTTTATTAGTTGactgttaaatattttaaaatgactaTATTACCCCTCCTATATATACGTGCTACCTACCCAATAAATTTTTGTgtgaaaaaattaacttatacaaacatataagcgatataatcatttaatgaccaatttaaaaaataaaacttattattttttaaaattatgattaatacaTTACTTTCAATagaaaattaagaactaaaactaaatgttttaggtttaaatttttgggatatatatgaaatttatcaaatttgatctgaaatttatttaaaaattttaaatttgttttctagtttgtgataaactaattacatccctttgatttttcaaaacaaatctttttaatacatatttgttgaaaagtaattttcaaatttgttgtagaacttttttacaatatatccttttattttaatgaaataatgtttcatttttaaaaattcataacaatatttagtaatttatttcttattggTTTTCACAACTCAAATAATTTACACATAAAACATTTCTAGGTTGTAGCGATATACCAAGGGCAATAAAGTAATTTCTATAATAACTAACGGTCAAACTAATGATCAACTAACGGAATGAGTATGTAAGGGattcaaataaaaactcaGGAGTATATAAGTGATCAAGCAAAATTTACGGGCATAAAAGGGATTTGGTAAAATTACATGAGCATATAGGGAATTGACCCCAGTCAAGTTCCTCTAGACTGGCATATAAATTTCTGGTCTTGATTGAACTTAGAAGTCTCGCTTTGTTTTTTGGCAACACAGTACAAAAACTTACGTGCTTATAACATACACAGACTCATCCATATGAACATACAtcttatctttatataaaccTCCGAAAGTCTGGGGTGTCTCGCCATGGGTCGATACGTTGCTTTATCACTGAAAAGATAATTAGCCACAAATGAGTATGCATGTCAAGTCTAGTACTTGAAACATCGGGGGTGATTATTcgtatttttcatgaaaaaaccaaacgatatatttgtgaatgaaaaataatttatgaatagaacttttatatatatatttttggtgatttaaaaaacaaatattagaaaataaatttcggtgaagAAAACCTCAGAATTAACTTCAAGTTTAaggtaaaaaattcaaattttggcttattagcacaagtataagcgaaaaaatgagGGTGATCATATCCTATGAGTTAGTCTGATGTCGTTAATAGGCACATTGTCGatcactaaaaaataattagtcataattGAGAGTAACCGTGTCGAGTCTAGGCCTTAAAACCATTTCCAATAAGTAGTTCAGTTCACACTTAGAAGTATTGTTTgtctgaaaaaataaagttaggTGCTGGTTCAGAACACCACATAGGCATCTAATTCCCAATCAGCACCTTGGAGACGACATTAATGATCCCAAGTCATCAGTGTTGCTTCTACCGTCAACCCTATGAaagttagagcaagtataacaGCAAAACATTATACTGTTAGGAAGGAATGGAGGGATTTTGCCAGTATAATGTTTGGAAGGAATGAACTAATTCCTGTGGAAAATTCCAACGGCCAAAATCAGCCCTCAATCGTGGAAGGAATACCCAGAAATAACCCCGCCTTTCTAAAGAATCTTTAACATTCTTTCCTCGCACCAACTGACCGACCAATCGAGATGCAAGTGCAGGACGCGACGGGTTTTACGCTGGGGACATTACGCACAGACCAAAATGATAACGTACGGGAGCGAGCTAGCCAAAGCCAAGCAGCGCATGCGGCAGATGAGTAGTACGGGCATACATATACTAGTACTGCTGCAACTGGTTGATGCCATGATGCGCAGGTGACGCTCCGATCCGGGTTTCGCAGGCCGAGCGGCGCGCGGCGTGCGCGGCAGCGGCAAAAGGCAACGGGGGCTCGCATGATGCTGCGCCCGCCCGGAGGAACACCGCGGGATGGGCGGCCCCGCCCGCCCGGCCACTCATCACGCCCACCAACACCAACACGTACGCGCTCAAACCCGCCTCACCCAAAACCCGCGGAAACCAAACGATCCAATCCACCCGGTGAATCGCCACCCGCGCCGTGCGCCCCGCCCCGTGCTctcgccgatcgatcgatcgatccaccCGAGCCGCGTTGGTAGCAGTAGGCAGCGAGGCAGCGGCTTTTGGTTGGCACCGGGCGTTGCCTGCcttggcgcgcgcgtgcgtgtgACTGGTTGGCCACTGGCGCCCGCCCAAAGGCGCGGACACGGCTGGGGCCGGCCGGGGGCCAGTGAGCGGCTGGCCCGCGGCCGCGCTTGCCTCGCGAACGCAGGTGACGGGCGTGTCGCCGGGCCGCGGGGGGTGCTGGCTGGAAAAGGGAAAGCTGCCTGCATTGGGTGGTGGCGCGCACCGGTGAACGGACATCCTAGCTCGGTCGGTCCGGTCCCTTGCGGGTGGGCTGAACTGGAACTGATGGCCGCTATCCTCGTGTCTCGAGCTCACACGACGTACGGCGCGAGCAGCGCAGCTCAATGGTGAACTGACGAGGGACACTGTGAGAGCAACCACTCATCCATGTTGCAGGTGAGCAGCGGTTCACGAATCACGACGGCACCCAAAACTGTCAGCAGGCTGGCAACTTCAGGCGCGACAGAACCTGTGCTTATTTACCCTAGTAtctttgtttatgtttatatttataagtcaaaatctaaaatttttatcttagatttagagttgattttaaggtttttttatcaaagtttatttttcagtcttgtcttttagattattagaaatatatatataaaaattttattcataaactaattttcaattataaatatgtcattctgttgtttccttaaaaaacccaaacaatcaccctctttcttattccttcaaaaaaaatacactttcCATTCTAAAATGCACTCCATCTCTCttctcaaaataaagttatttcttCACTTAACTCATCATTTCAACTGAATACAATAATTCTTTATATAATTCTT contains the following coding sequences:
- the LOC102702384 gene encoding probable auxin efflux carrier component 1c isoform X1; protein product: MITGTDFYHVMTAMVPLYVAMILAYGSVKWWRIFTPDQCSGINRFVALFAVPLLSFHFISTNNPYTMNLRFIAADTLQKLIVLALLTLWSHLSSRGSLEWTITLFSLSTLPNTLVMGIPLLKGMYGDFSGSLMVQIVVLQCIIWYTLMLFMFEYRGARILITEQFPDTAGAIASIVVDSDVVSLDGRRDLLETEAEVKEDGKIHVTVRRSNASRSDIYSRRSMGFSSTTPRPSNLTNAEIYSLQSSRNPTPRGSSFNHTDFYSMVGRSSNFAAGDAFGVRTGATPRPSNYEEDAPNKGNKYGQYPAPNPTMAAPPKPKKAAANGQAKGEDGKDLHMFVWSSSASPVSDVFGNGAAEYNDAAAVKEVRMAVASPRKGTEHPTLLTPAFHPRTVAHGGELTILCSCCLTNRSAADGVERDDFSFGNRGAAERDAEAGDEKSVAAAAAGSEHGKPGLTPAPTAMPPTSVMTRLILIMVWRKLIRNPNTYSSLIGLIWSLVCFRWNFEMPAIILKSISILSDAGLGMAMFSLGLFMALQPRIIACGNKVATFAMAVRFLTGPAVMAAASIAVGLRGTLLHVAIVQAALPQGIVPFVFAKEYSVHPDILSTAVIFGMLIALPITLVYYILLGL
- the LOC102702384 gene encoding probable auxin efflux carrier component 1c isoform X2; protein product: MITGTDFYHVMTAMVPLYVAMILAYGSVKWWRIFTPDQCSGINRFVALFAVPLLSFHFISTNNPYTMNLRFIAADTLQKLIVLALLTLWSHLSSRGSLEWTITLFSLSTLPNTLVMGIPLLKGMYGDFSGSLMVQIVVLQCIIWYTLMLFMFEYRGARILITEQFPDTAGAIASIVVDSDVVSLDGRRDLLETEAEVKEDGKIHVTVRRSNASRSDIYSRRSMGFSSTTPRPSNLTNAEIYSLQSSRNPTPRGSSFNHTDFYSMVGRSSNFAAGDAFGVRTGATPRPSNYEEDAPNKGNKYGQYPAPNPTMAAPPKPKKAAANGQAKGEDGKDLHMFVWSSSASPVSDVFGNGAAEYNDAAAVKEVRMAVASPRKADGVERDDFSFGNRGAAERDAEAGDEKSVAAAAAGSEHGKPGLTPAPTAMPPTSVMTRLILIMVWRKLIRNPNTYSSLIGLIWSLVCFRWNFEMPAIILKSISILSDAGLGMAMFSLGLFMALQPRIIACGNKVATFAMAVRFLTGPAVMAAASIAVGLRGTLLHVAIVQAALPQGIVPFVFAKEYSVHPDILSTAVIFGMLIALPITLVYYILLGL